TTCTCGCCTTTATCGAAGACAACACGCGGCGTTCTTCAGTCCGAAGGACTGGTGGTTCTCAGCCCAGGGCAACGCCCTGGGCTGAACCATTGGGATGAGCTTATTGGGCTTGAGTTTATTGGGGTAGCAGCGTTCCCAGGGCGTTGCCCTGGGCTGAGAACCACCAGTCCTTCGGACTGAAGAATAAACCGAAAAGCAGACGACATCTCGCGATCCCTAACACGCTCCTCCAAGGCAAGCAGCGAAGAATAACGAACCCACGATTATCTACGCGATGACCTGCCGCTTCGCGACGCGCACCGCACAACTGGTCACCGCGTTGCCGAGCCATTCGTCCCAGGCGCCATGGTCGGCGATGTCGACCTCCTCAGCCTGGGCGGCCCGTTGCAAATCGGTCTGGAGGTCGTCGAGGAACGTGCCGTCCATCAGTTCGGGGTGTTGGGTCAGGTGCTTGTGGAGAACGCGGTAGATCAGCTTACGTTCGGCGAGCGGGTATTGGTTCACGGTGAGCCTCCGTTGGTGGTTGCAGAGCGAAACGGCCATTTATAATCTTCGGTTCTATTCTTAGTGTCGGTCGGACGGTTGGTGCGCGGGATTCGCGTCGCCTACAATATTTTATCCCGAGCCCGGGATCGCTACCCGCTCCGCAAAACGGCGACTGCACCGAGGAGATCGCTTTGACCGCTCCCGCCACCCGGCCGACGACGCTCAGAGATTTGCGCGAATCCGGTTGGAAACCCAAATCCGTCAAGAAAGAGCTGCAAGACAACTTCCTGGCCGCCCTCAAGAGCGGCGAGGAACTCTTCCCTGGCATTGTCGGGTACGACGACACGGTGATTCCCGAGATCAACATCGCCGTGCTAGCCGGGCACGACATGCTGTTTCTCGGCGAAAAAGGGCAGGCGAAAAGTCGGCTCATGCGGTCGCTCGTGCGCTACCTTGATGAAGTGATCCCGTACCTCGCCATTCCCGGGTGCCCGGTCCACGAAGACCCGTACCACCCGATCACCAGCGCCGGCAAACGACTCGTCGCCGGGACGCCGGAGGCCGAGATTCCGATCGCGTGGTGGCCGCGGGCGGAGCGGTACGTCGAGCGGCTCGCCCCGGGGACCAAGTTCGCGGACATCATCGGCGAAATCGACCCCGCCAAACTGGCGATCGGCACGAGCATGTCGGCCGAGGACGCCCTCCATTTCGGGCTGATCCCGCGGATGCACCGCGGGATCTTCGCCATGAACGAGATCCCCGAGCTGGACGAGTTGATCCAGGTCGGCCTGTTCAACATCCTCGAAGAACGGGACGTCCAGATCCGCGGCTACCCGATTCAGTTCGACCTGGACGTGTTGATCCTCTTCTCGGCGAACCCGAGTACGTACAACCGGTCCGGCAAGGTGATTCCACAACTCAAGGATCGGATCGGCTCGCTGATTCAAACGCATTACCCGACCGAGCGCGCCGTGGGCATTCAAATCACCGAGCAAGAGGCCGTAGACCTCGACGTGGCCGGCGAGTACCCGGTCACCGTTCCTTACTTCATGAAAGAGATCGTCGAGCAGATCAGTGTTTCGGCCCGGAAGTCGAAGTACGTCGACCACACCAGCGGGGTGAGCGCGCGGTTCAGCCTGGCAAACTACAGGACAATGGTCGCGTCCGCCCGGCACCGGGGAGTCGTTTTGAACGAGAAACCGGCCGTCCCGCGCGTCAGCGACCTGGGCCACCTGCCCACCTCGGCGCTGGGGAAACTCGAACTCGACCTGCTGGGCACGCATCAAATGTCCGAGAAGCAGGTCCTGGAAGCGATTGTCGCCGAGGCCGTCGGCGCGGTATTCGAGGAGTACGTGGACAAGCACGGGCTGGACGAGATCGCCGAGGTGTTCGGCAAGGGCGTGAAGATCGAGGTGGGCGACATGCTCCCGTCGTCCGACTACGCCCGGCGGCTGAAGCGGGTGCCCAAGGCGTGGGAGAAAGCGTTCGAGGTGAACGTCGGCGAGAACGACGCCGTCCGGGCTTCGTGCGTCGAGTTCGTCCTCGCGGGGCTCTACGCGACGGACCGCATCAGCCGGTCGGCGAAGCACGGGCGAATTGTGTACGAGACGTGAAAA
This is a stretch of genomic DNA from Fimbriiglobus ruber. It encodes these proteins:
- a CDS encoding magnesium chelatase, producing MTAPATRPTTLRDLRESGWKPKSVKKELQDNFLAALKSGEELFPGIVGYDDTVIPEINIAVLAGHDMLFLGEKGQAKSRLMRSLVRYLDEVIPYLAIPGCPVHEDPYHPITSAGKRLVAGTPEAEIPIAWWPRAERYVERLAPGTKFADIIGEIDPAKLAIGTSMSAEDALHFGLIPRMHRGIFAMNEIPELDELIQVGLFNILEERDVQIRGYPIQFDLDVLILFSANPSTYNRSGKVIPQLKDRIGSLIQTHYPTERAVGIQITEQEAVDLDVAGEYPVTVPYFMKEIVEQISVSARKSKYVDHTSGVSARFSLANYRTMVASARHRGVVLNEKPAVPRVSDLGHLPTSALGKLELDLLGTHQMSEKQVLEAIVAEAVGAVFEEYVDKHGLDEIAEVFGKGVKIEVGDMLPSSDYARRLKRVPKAWEKAFEVNVGENDAVRASCVEFVLAGLYATDRISRSAKHGRIVYET